From one Anabas testudineus chromosome 21, fAnaTes1.2, whole genome shotgun sequence genomic stretch:
- the LOC113173840 gene encoding ADP-ribosylation factor-like protein 4C, translated as MGNSFSNISAFQSLHIVMLGLDSAGKTTVLYRLKFNEFVNTVPTIGFNTEKIKLSNGTAKGISCHFWDVGGQEKLRPLWKSYSRCTDGIIYVVDSVDVDRLEEAKTELHKVTKFAENQGTPLLVIANKQDLPKSLPVADIEKQLALHELTPSTTYHIQPACAIIGEGLHEGMDKLYEMILKRRKSLKQKKKR; from the coding sequence ATGGGCAACAGCTTCTCCAACATCTCAGCCTTCCAGTCTCTGCACATCGTCATGCTGGGTTTGGACTCTGCGGGGAAAACCACAGTTCTCTACAGACTCAAGTTTAACGAATTCGTCAACACGGTTCCCACGATCGGCTTCAACACGGAGAAAATCAAGCTGAGCAACGGCACCGCGAAGGGCATCAGCTGTCACTTCTGGGACGTGGGGGGCCAGGAGAAGCTCAGGCCCCTGTGGAAGTCCTACAGCCGGTGCACCGACGGGATCATTTACGTTGTGGACTCTGTGGACGTCGACAGGCTGGAGGAGGCCAAGACTGAACTGCACAAAGTCACCAAGTTCGCGGAGAACCAGGGAACTCCGCTGCTGGTGATCGCCAACAAGCAGGACCTGCCCAAGTCTCTGCCGGTGGCGGACATCGAGAAGCAGCTGGCTCTGCACGAGCtcaccccctccaccacctATCACATCCAGCCTGCGTGCGCAATAATAGGCGAGGGGCTTCACGAGGGTATGGACAAACTGTACGAGATGATCCTGAAGAGGAGGAAATCcctgaagcagaagaagaagcggtaa